The genomic stretch CAGGCTCGGCTCCGGCTCCAGCCCCCAGACCAGCAGCGTCTGCCCGCTCCCCGCGGGCACCCGGAACTCCACCACCTCCGCCATGCCGGAGCAGCCCGCCTTCCCGGCCCGCCCTCCCGCCTCAGCCACACGGCGGGCCCCAGCCACGAGTGTGAGGGAAAAACTCCCCGCAAATccatcccccccagccccaaatccACCTTCTCCCAGCGGCGGCCCGTCCCCgcagccctccccacccccgACAGCCAGAGACGTGCGAGCAGGTAGCGGGTTTATTCTCCAATATTCATTACAAGGAGCCGCCGAGGGACGGGGGCAGGTGGGGAACCATCCCCGACATCAAACGGTGCAGTTTCCCTCGCCGTAGCGCCGGCACTTCATCACCTTCAGGTAGGTCTCCACCTTGTGCAGGTCCTTCTTGAAGCAGGAGAGCAAGCCGTAGTTCTTCAGCAGGGCGTCCTCGTTGCGCAGGTGGATGTCGAATTTGTCGTAGGTGGGTTTGAGGATCTGGGGACTCCGCGGGCTCCGGTCCTCCAGCTCCTGTGAGAGGATGGAGAGGTGCTGGGGGCCTGGGGATGAGCATCCTCCAAGGGGCCCATTGCCAAGGCTCCTGGCTAGCTTTAGAGGAGGTTGgcagtgtcccccccccccttgatCATATTTCAAATGTACTTTTGAGTTGATGTGTTTACAGGAAGGGTAATTCTGCAGGGGTGATGCTGCACTAATTGCGACCAGTGAGAAGGGAGCTGGGCACAAGGccgcagggagggaggagtgtgTCTTCGGGGGTcttaaaataagcagaaagtTGCAGGGTCTCTCTGTAGCTACTCTAGCCAAGGAGATGGGGAAACAGGCAAATAATTCCctcttttctcccattttcccaGTGGGCAAAGCTCTAACTCAGACCCAAGCCGCATGCATCTGGAGCTGAGAGATCTGCAGCCTGCCACTCTTCCTGCCCTGCTTCACTGACCAGCTGGCATAGTAAACAGGACAGTAAACAGTGTCATAAATGGGTGAAGTGTGATTATTTGTCTAGTTTCTGTGTACTGCTTCCCAATGCCCAAGAACATATCAAATGGAGAGCAAAATCTGGAAGTGGTGCTGATACATACACCTACTTATTCCAGCTGAAGTGCCAGGACAGATGATGTCCGTTTACTCTTGGGGCCTGACTTTCAGAGTTATTTAGATGCTAGATGTAAATAATTGTCCAGACTCATTTCTCACAGATATGGGTCTCGGAGCTCTGGCTACATGGTGATGCTGGCAGATAAACTTAGTTATAGACTAAGCATAACTGAAAAGGTGTCCTGGCAGATaagcaatttaatttaaaacaacaaagcGAAAATTAAGAGTGACCCTTGAAGAAGATCACTCTCCACCTCTCAGCTGTCTGGGTGCTGCAAGAGAGAAACATCAGAGCATAGGCTTCCATCTGTACACAGACTTATACAGGTTGCTTTTATAAAATGTCAGGAATCCTTAAAGCCAAGTTGCAAACCTTGCAAAATTTAGTCcactttaaagtattttgcatGGAGATTTAGCAAATATTATACTCCTGTTGGTACAGCAGATTTAAGCAACTGAGTATTCTTTGGTGCTGGATTTGGAAAGAGTTTGGGTCTGTACTGCTATCTGAGTGGTTATGGCAGTGCTGTTAACATTTGTTATGTGTTTTCTTATACTGCCCAGTGATGAAACGTGTACAATGGGGTGTCATGATCTCATTATCTTAAGGTAAGCAAAGTCCAAAGGATGCCACTGGTCTTCAGAGTGGAGGTAGGGAGATTTCTCATGGTCTTTGGATCCCACAGAAGACCCTGAGAGCTGAGTGCCCTGTATCTAGGGGTTCTCTTATTCTGTAGCCATACTACATGCTGCAACTTACCCTCATCAGAGCTTGGATCCCTTCTTCCAGGTCCTTTAGTTTTTCATACACTCTGTCTGAGGTGCCAAAAACCAGATTGTTTGTGAACACCTTGCTTAGGTATTGCACCGGGGTCAGCCAGGACTGGATGAGAACCAGTGAAAACCGAAGGAGCTCCATGTcctgaaattaagaaaagaaagggtcAAAGCTGTACAGGTGAGGTATTTGGTAGAGTTACCTGTGTGCCCTGCTCCCTCTGAAACAGCCTGGAGGTGACCCAGAGATGTGCCACTGCTCCTGCAGCTTCAGCAGATACAAACAAGTTTGCAAGCTGAGGAGCACCACCCAGCCATTTGTCCTGTGCAAACAATAGTTTTTTCTCATCCTTAGAATGGGAATATGATTCATAGTATAACCCAGAAGAATCTTTGTTCATGCAGGGCTTAAATAGtaaaaaagggagaggaggaatgAAGCACTGAAGTGCTCACAGATGGAAGCTCTCTGTTTAATGAAGTACAGCTGGGCTCTTCAAACAGGTCTGTGCTTGCCCCAGGGGTGGGAACTTACCGATTTCTGCTGGGCATCATCCTTCCCCGTGGGAGCAGGGATGGTTTCAGAGTAACAAAATGCTGCCTGGGAATTTTTGTTGGCATGTCTTTGGTCCTCTGGAATATAGGTGCGTTCCTGTGGAGACATCCCAAATACACTCAGGTCTGTTGCCCATGTACTGGGAGAAGACCACAGACACTTTCCCAAGCTGTCTTGAATGGTTACTCTTTGCAAGAAATACCCGTGAGACACGAGGTGTCTCTGTAAAGGGTTGGCAGGTAGGAAACAGGAGTTCATATGTTGGCACAATAGCTACTGGACCTAAAGGTCTTCCTCTTGCTAAGCCAAGGTGCTAAGGTGAATGCAAAACACACTTGGACTGGGTTCTCCCAAGGAGTAGATGAGCCCCAAGGACAGCTCTTGCCAAAGTGACAGCTCATGCCAGCTCCTGGCAACAGCAGAGACTGGATAGTTTTAAGCATTCAGAATCAGCCAGGGCCAAAGGTGACCGACACAGGAAAGTGTTGCAAAATATCCTGCCATCTCCCACTGCTTTCAGAGCCAGCTTTCTCTATAAGACAGCTGACCCTGTGCAGTAGGTTTGGATGTGGGCAGCAATGGCCCTGAGGAGGGGACTTTGCAGGATCAGATGTGGGGGCAGAGAGCTgaaaggaggaggcagggtCCAGGCTCATGGGACATAACCTGTCTTGTCCTATTAAGAGCCTTTCATCTCATCAAGAGCTGACAGAGGAGACACCAATAGTTGAAAAGTCTTTGTTTCCAGGAAGTTTTACAGTCCTGAAACCATCAGGCTAATGTGGAGGAGATGCCCAGAGGCCACGACACTTACGAACTCTTTGTATGTCTCTGCAGCCAGGAGGTGAAGGTGCTGAGCCCTCAGCACAGCATTGGCAAACAGGTTGGAAAGAGGCATGGCCGGGAAGGTGGCAGCTTCCTGTGGCCACTGCAGTCCCAGGGTGATCACAGCaatgaagagaggagaaaaccaTGACCCTGCAACAAAGCGGAGAGGAAAGGTGTTAGCAGTCCTTTAGTCACTGCTGAGGAGGGAGGTGGCACCTGGGAATTAATTAATTCCCAGCCTCTTGTGTCGGTGCTGGCTAAGGGGTCACCTTCCTTAATGTCTTCTTAGACTCTGTGAGTGAGCTTAGCCCTCCCCCAAATCAAATGAAACCCTGTCCCCTTTCCCTCGGGGCTTGTACTGCTCCCAGTGTTATAAGCAGCGTCTTTGTAGCTGAAGAGTCACTGTTGCCCCATGAAAACTAGAGTGTGTCCCTATGTTTTCCCCTAACATGCTCATGTTTTTCTATAGGCCTTGCCCTCATGAGAAGAGCACAGTGCACTCTTCATTGCGTGACCAAGCAGGGGATGGCGAGTACCAGGCAAGGGCCTGGGATTACCTCACTTTAGCCTTGGTTTACACCATGCTGCTGATGTGAAACTGGCTGTCTGGCTTCACTAGGACAAGAGCTGATGGCGTTACCTGTGCTGTGACCAGCTATTTTTGCTCTCTGGGGCATACCTGTAGAATCTGGTGATCTTTGTCAAGCGTAAAGGTTTTCAACGTTCAACATCTAACTCACACAATGTCCATCTGTGCTTACAGAGACCACAAAGTTAATCTCAGACAAATACCCTTCAGTGGAGGAATGCCTTGGAGCCTGTAGGACTTGGACATACACATTAGACATCATCCTGATACCCGTCGTAAGCTTTGAATATGAGTTTTAATATCCCTGCCAACATTTATGTTAATAATAACTATTATAACTGTGGCTTGACCTTGTTCTTCATGTTCTCCACCCTCTCCTTGCCCAGCTGAGGCTAAAGACTACGTAAGTTAATTCATGGATTAAAGTCACACTGTAAGGAGAGGTATTTCTTCTTCATTGATTTATAAGTTGACATGTTTTAACTTAGGGCTGGCACTGAGTGTGTATAGCCCACCACAGTACTGCCCCGTCATCATCTCCCATCACCCTAAGCATGCACAGCCCTGGCAAtccattaaaactgaaataaagaaaagtacCTGGAGCCATTTCTGCCTGGTGAGTTGCTCAGGTGTTGCTTGACAATGAATGTTTCCTCCTTTCATGTAGGCTGGTAAAGGTAACTGTTGAGCCACCCCTTATATAGCAGGGTGtctgtttaaaatgtatatatgtgttCATGATCACAACAACATCTCTGTATCTTCTCTGTGCATAAATGCACAAGTGTTCGCAATGGTGCTACCTAATTGTAGTCATTTATACATAGATGTAAAGGTTGGGGAGGTTGTTTGCCTAGGGATGAAACCAGTGCTGAATGATTTCGCCATATTCTGCTGtttattgcaaataaaattttcttgaTCATTGGAAGACCCATCCTAAATCAGATCAGTGCTTTTACACAGCGGAACTTGCCATGGCCACCTGATTTTTCTGCCTGGCTCTGAGCCTTGGCCCACAGTTAACTGGGCTGACTGGCCAGTTTGGTAGACTTCTGACTTAAAGCAAGTGAGATGTTTTCCCCTTTATTGTTAGCGGGGATAGAGCTGGATGGATATTGTCAGATGAATCCTATTTCAGCCAAGTAATTTCTACCAAAATTTCAAAAG from Buteo buteo chromosome 9, bButBut1.hap1.1, whole genome shotgun sequence encodes the following:
- the LOC142035115 gene encoding somatotropin — its product is MSLPTEVQSLGCGPAAGSSITRFYRYAPESKNSWSQHRTANTFPLRFVAGSWFSPLFIAVITLGLQWPQEAATFPAMPLSNLFANAVLRAQHLHLLAAETYKEFERTYIPEDQRHANKNSQAAFCYSETIPAPTGKDDAQQKSDMELLRFSLVLIQSWLTPVQYLSKVFTNNLVFGTSDRVYEKLKDLEEGIQALMRELEDRSPRSPQILKPTYDKFDIHLRNEDALLKNYGLLSCFKKDLHKVETYLKVMKCRRYGEGNCTV